The stretch of DNA cgcgaggcgaagctgTATGAATCATGGCATCACAACGGAGTCCTAAGTCGTAATGGGtgcttgcatgcgcgctcagccgaggccgaggaggacAGTGAGGATTTACCCATGTACTTCACCGAGCCTGAGCAGTTGCTCGAGCTGTTCCGCCAGCTTGAAGAACAGAATCTCTTCTTGATTCAGAATGCTCAAGAAAACGAAGCCGTAAGCCACGAATCACTCGACAACAGCGGAGGGAGTGGCTGCCTGCCAGCGTAGCAGGTACGCGCGGAAATCTAAAAGATAATGGCTGATTTTATGGGCACGAGGAGAAAGTCTTTCACCCGACGCGGGGTACTATCAGCGAGTGCCGCCTGTTGGCGCCTTTCGAGAGCAGTGAGCGTGTGGTTTTCGCGCTTGCAACTTTGGGCTGCTGCAAGGGGTACTGAgcgtggaggccgccgccttcatGAGCAGAACACGGGTCGCTTCCGTATGTTTCCTGATATTGGATGCCGCAAGTTTTTCCGGCATCTAGAGGCACACAACCTGCACACGTGCTGAGGCACTTGTGCCGGTGCTATGCGATCTGAGTGCCTGAGCGTGAACCTAACGCAATGTGCAGGCTCTGGAGGACGTGATGGGGAAATTCGCAGAGACAAAACAGCAAATAGAGGGAAAAACAAAAACTTTGGATGCACTGGTCCAGCAGCTGCAAGACCAGGTCAAGACCCAGCAACGAATATGCGGCAATCTGCAAAGTAAACGAAGAGGGAAGCGAGTGAGGCGATGCTGGGCGTCATAGCTGCGAACAGTATGTGCGTTTGGCATTCGATCCCCGTCGGCGTCCCTCCTGTTGTTCGCCTGGATGTGGGTAGCTACACTTCAAAAGAAGGGAAacaagcgagaagagaagatgATATTTCAGCAGCTGACGAATAAAATAGGAGAGGTCCACGCAATATGTGGCTATGAAGGTAGAGTTGTACTCCGGCCGTTCTTCGGATCCCGAAATCCCCTAAAGGTTGGACGCACCGAGCGCCAAATTCTTCAGACTCCCACGCGAAAATATGCATTACCAATAAAGATGTCCTCCAGTGTATGAAATGGCACTACTCCATCGGCACCTGGCATTACCGTACAACAGCGTCTGGCGGTGCAGCGCCATCGCGGAAGAGAGTAGCAGCATGTGTGTCTCTTCGATATGAGTGACTCCcttgccgcgcctcctgaTCTGCGCCGCATGCCGCTTACCCCACATCGACGCGATGTCACCCCGATAAGCGTCTCTTGCTTTCTCAAGACGATGATTAGTGCTCACTGGGGGCGCCATGGCCAACACGGCAGAGGGTCACTTCGTGTAATGCATTCATCCTGCGGACAGCCAAACTGGGTTGCGGGGAGCCACACAGTGAAAAAGTCTGTCCTAAGCGCATCGTAGTAGCGGCGCACACATCAAGCCACTCAGATGCTCCGTCGGCTGGTTGGCATGGTGTGTTGGTCGCGGTTCATTCGGTTCGCCGTAGTAGGACTGTGTATGAGGATGTGGTGTAGCACGCAGAACCGCTGAATACCTGCAAGATAATATGATTGTGCGTCCTATCCGCATGCGTATATCTCAGGGGATGCTGCCCACGATGCCATTCGCAAACTCGAGCAGGTCGAAACCAAAATGGAAGAATACCTCGCAGTCCTAGATAAGTATGAAGGTAAACCAGTCCTTTGTGTCGTGGTGCCTCTGGTCAGCAGATATCAGGACCACAGTGGCATAGCTGCCACATAGTGCACTGTAGAAAAGTGTGGAGAAGTCGCTCGgcaggcagaggacgccTGATGTATCGCTTGATCGATGTGGGTAACGGTACTCTGATATTTTCGAGCAAATATGGTGATTGGCGCTGCGTATGTGACTCTGCGTGATACAGCTGAGAATCCCGAGCTCATCGCCAGGTTGGAGCGcacgaaagaaaaagagcGCAGGGAACGCGTCCGGCAGGAAAAGCTTGATGAGCAATCTCAAAAGAATGATGAACGCTTGCAGGTAACTCCGCGCATCCGGGTTACGCACCTTAAGGACGCTCTTCTATCGTCCTTAACATATAGAAGTTTTTGTGTCCGAAGGACAGGCTGGCACTCACtcgaaaccctaaacccaaGACGGCGTAGTCGGAGGTGTATTTCCGCACTGGTGCTAGGTTCACAACTTTGGGTTACGGCCACTGGTTCCAGAGACATGCAACCTAGCGCCAGACGCATCATTAGGCTTCTATTTCCAGACTCCCGCGACTCCAGGAGCGGGGCCATACACCGTAGCTTCACCAACAGATGCCCCACTATCAATGGCATGTGCTCTTCAGGCTTCTCTGAAGAGATCGCAGGAGCCTACTCACCAGCGGCAGGGAAAACAGATAATGTTTAGGT from Besnoitia besnoiti strain Bb-Ger1 chromosome V, whole genome shotgun sequence encodes:
- a CDS encoding hypothetical protein (encoded by transcript BESB_063350), with the protein product MAVETRKAEILKLHGKAARKEEALRAADQQLTKEMQKFDEFLRATDQRAHMAIKEADEVGRIKLEKQQTIRELQERLSACNARISKYEELVQEGNKYRSFLEKLSPPEWLEEQRKKKAARTATRRREWAETQLRVQEERLQKDIREIDSETAEKISELEEKRKTGKSIDEAEAEEDSEDLPMYFTEPEQLLELFRQLEEQNLFLIQNAQENEAALEDVMGKFAETKQQIEGKTKTLDALVQQLQDQVKTQQRICGNLQTTLQKKGNKREEKMIFQQLTNKIGEVHAICGYEGDAAHDAIRKLEQVETKMEEYLAVLDKYEGKPVLCVVVPLVSRYQDHSGIAAT